One region of Triticum aestivum cultivar Chinese Spring chromosome 6B, IWGSC CS RefSeq v2.1, whole genome shotgun sequence genomic DNA includes:
- the LOC123134136 gene encoding phosphopantothenate--cysteine ligase 1: MVGAEDPETFFETAPPLRDADAVRTKLQEFNARNSIISAGGVDRRPTVCVTSGGTTVPLEQRCVRYIDNFSSGHRGAASTEYFLKAGYAVIFLHRRGSCQPYCRFLPDDSFLKFLDVNEESKVQVAESHQTAVKESIWDYCKVDEFPAGYGGGSLLKLQFTTIFEYLQLLRMVATSVSTVGQRGMFYLAAAVSDFYVPWDSMAKHKIQSAGGPPEMRLSQVPKMLAVLRDQWAPLAFCVSFKLETNSDILVQKADMALNKYKMNIVVANLLATYKEQVIIVTNGARNTVRRRNSDEDLEEQIIKLLAQKHSKYICGSQMDATRVQTEL, translated from the exons ATGGTTGGGGCGGAGGACCCAGAAACCTTCTTCGAGACCGCGCCGCCGCTGCGCGACGCCGACGCCGTCCGCACAAAGCTGCAAGAGTTCAACGCCCGCAACTCCATCATCTCAG CGGGCGGGGTCGACAGGCGGCCTACCGTGTGCGTCACGTCGGGCGGGACGACGGTGCCGCTGGAGCAGCGGTGCGTCCGGTACATCGACAACTtcagctccggccaccgcggcgcCGCCTCCACCGA GTATTTCTTGAAGGCTGGTTATGCTGTTATCTTTCTCCACCGACG AGGGAGTTGTCAGCCTTACTGTAGGTTCCTGCCTGATGATTCATTCCTCAAGTTCTTAGACGTCAATGAAGAATCAAAAGTTCAAG TGGCCGAGTCCCATCAGACAGCCGTAAAGGAATCAATTTGGGACTATTGCAAGGTGGA TGAATTTCCTGCAGGCTATGGAGGTGGCTCTCTGCTGAAACTCCAATTCACCACAATATTTGAATATCTTCAG TTACTGAGGATGGTGGCTACATCTGTGAGCACAGTCGGGCAACGCGGGATGTTCTATCTTGCTGCAGCAGTCTCAGACTTTTATGTTCCTTGGGATAGCATG GCAAAACATAAGATTCAGTCAGCTGGAGGCCCTCCAGAGATGAGGCTCAGTCAGGTTCCAAAAATGCTTGCTGTATTGCGGGACCAATGGGCTCCCTTGGCATTTTGTGTATCTTTCAAG CTGGAGACAAATTCAGATATTCTTGTCCAGAAAGCAGATATGGCTCTGAACAAGTACAAGATGAACATTGTTGTGGCCAATTTGCTTGCAACATACAAAGAGCAAGTCATTATTGTCACAAACGGAGCAAGGAATACTGTCCGAAGGCGCAACAGTGATGAAGATTTGGAAGAGCAGATAATCAAACTCCTAGCACAGAAGCACTCAAAGTATATTTGTGGATCACAGATGGATGCAACCAGGGTCCAGACTGAATTATGA